In Gimesia panareensis, the genomic window CACGATGGAACAGCTCAACATGCAGATGGGCGTGTTCGTGGCGCACGGCTCGATCGGCAAGCTGACCTTCACCCGCAAAGACAAAGCGGTCTGGGACGAAGTACTCAAGGACATCAAAGAGTCCGTCGAAGTCGCCAAACGCGTCAACGCCAAATGGATGACCGTCGTCCCCGGCAACCTGGATGAAGGTCCCCGTGCGCGTCTGGCCGAAGGTTATCAGACGGCGAATGTAATCGAACTGCTCCGTCGCTGTGCCGATATTTTTGAACCGCACGGCATGGTGATGGTGCTCGAACCACTCAACTGGTATGCGAACCACGGCGGCGTCTTCCTGCAGGGTTCTCCCCAAGCTTATGCACTCTGTAAAGCGGTCGACAGCCCAGCCTGTAAGATCCTGTTTGACATCTATCATCAGCAGATTACCGAAGGCAACCTCATCGTCAACATCGATCAATGCTGGGACGAGATCGGCTACTTCCAGTCAGGAGACAACCCGGGCCGCAAGGAACCGGGCACCGGTGAAATCAACTACCTGAACGTGTTCAAGCACATTCACTCGAAAGGGTTTGACGGTATCGTCGGCATGGAGCACGGAAATTCCAAACCGGGCAAGGAAGGCGACATGGCCGTCATCGAAGCATATAGAGAGGTTGATAATTTCTAATATGACTGAAAAGAAAGCCAAAAATGTTCTCGGTACGGAACTGGAGATCTGCTCCCTGGAGCCAGTCACCGGATTTTACCGCGACGGCTGCTGTAATACCGGCGGTTCGGATCTCGGACTGCATACGGTCTGCACCGAAGTCACGGAAGAATTCCTGGCCTTCTCCAAGGAACGGGGCAACGACCTGAGCACACCTCACCCGTTGTTCGAGTTCCCGGGTCTGAAGCCGGGCGATCGCTGGTGTCTGTGTGTGGAACGCTGGAAAGAAGCCTTCGAAGCCGGCATGGCACCGAAGGTGAAACTCGAATCGTGCCACATTTCGACACTCGAATTCGTTGACCTGGAAGATTTGCAGGAGTACGCCATCGAAGCCTGAATCGCTGCCGGCGAACTTCAACGAGTAAAAAACAAAACCACGGAACCTGCTTCAGCGGGCTCCGTGGTTTTTGTTTGTATTCCTGTCGACACCGTTTGCGGGTCGCGGATGAATTACTTCGCTTTCAGCATATAGATTTCGCTGAAGGATGAAGTCAGGAACATTTCCCCATTTTGATCGGTGCCGAAGGTCATCACGGGAATGCTCGGGCTTTCAATCACATGGTTGGCGACCACTTTTTTGCTCGCGTCGTCATACTTGAGTGCCCAGAATTTCCCGGAGACATAATCGCCGTAAATATACATCCCCTGAATCGCGGGAATCGCTTTACCACGATAGACCGAACCGCCGGTGATTGACTTGCCGACCTGGTGATCGTATTCCCAGATCGGTTCGATCAGGTGTTTCCGGGGTTCGACACCGTTGGGACCGAAAGGATGTTTCCCTTCGCGGACCGACCAGCCATAGTTGCCCCCTTTGACAACAATGTCGATCTCTTCCCAGACCCCCTGCCCGACATCGCCGGCCCACAGCTTGCCGGTCTTGTCATCGAAGGCGATCCGCCAGGGGTTACGAAAACCGTAGGCCCAGATCTCCTTGCGGATGGTCGCGAACGTCGGCTTTTTACCATCTTCAAACGGGTTGTCTTTGGGAATCGCGTAGTTCAGGCCGGGCGATTTGTGATCGACGTCAATCCGGCAGATCGAGCCGAGCACGGAGGAGAGATTCTGACCGTTGTGGAAGGCATCTCCGCCTGCACCACCATCACCAAAGGTGACATACAGCATACCATCGGGGCCGAAGACAATCGTCCCGCCGTTATGATTCCAGGCCGGCTGTTCGACTTTCATCAGAATTTCTTCGGAATCAGCCAGAGCTTTACCGGGATCATCCTTGGAAACACGGAACCGGGAAACGACGGATGTCGCATTGGGAGTCTCTGGTGAGCTGTAGTAAACGAAGAACTCGCCGTTGTTTTTGAAATCCGGGTGAAACGTCAGCCCCAGCAGACCCATTTCGTTTTTCTTGTCGAGATAAATCACCCGATCGGAAATATCCAGGAAGAGTTTCCCTTCTTCGAGATCTTCGTCTTCGGGCGTATTGGGTACGACATAGATCTTTCCCTTCTGGGAAGCGATGAACAGGCGGTTCGAACCGTCATTGGCATGCGTGATCACAATCGGGCGGTCAATCTGCAGGTAAGGAAAAACCTTGACCAGTTTGACGGGTGCCGGAGAGGTGTTCACTTTTTCTTCAGCAGAGAGCTGCGGACAGACAGCCAGGACCAGCAGCAACGCGAGTGAGGTAATCGTTTTCTTCATAAGGAGTCTCTTTGTCATGCGGGTGATGAAACGGGAAGGATCGACGCGCTTGGAAGACCACCAGAATAGAAAAATCAGACCGCCGACGCCACTCTGCCCGGTCGACTTTCCGGCGAGAGTGAGAAAACGAAATCAGGGTTTCTTGATCAGAACCGGGCGGCACCAGTTAAGGTGATCTTCAAAATCCGCATTTTTGCCGAAATTGACTTTGAGCACCAGTTGCTGTGCGCCGGTCAGATTGATGCGGGGCACGTTGAAGACCTGCCTCTCATTGCGAACGAACTCGCGCTGAAAGACCGGCTTCCCATCGACCTCGATCTGTACTTCCACCGCAGCCCGTTCTCCGACCGTATCGTCCAGACCGACCTGCGTCTCGAAGGCTGCGTACTCGCCCGCCAGTGGATAACGCAGTTCCGCCGCACTGTGCATCCCCAGTCCCGAATCAAATTCCTGCCCACCTGAAATGAGCGGACCGGAGAGCACGTTCCGATTGCGGTGCCACTTCCACTGCCCTGAGAGGTAAGGCGTATATTGATATTCCGCCGGATCCAGTTGCGCCAGCGGAACCACGCGCCCTCCGAGGGGGATCACCGCAGCCAGGCGATTCCGCTCGCAGTGAATCTCTGCCCCGAACAATGTTCTGGCCCGGAATTCTTTCGGATCGAGGGTGAGTGTGGAAACGGTCACTCGGGAGCCGTCGGTCAGTTGCAGTTGATAGCGGAGCTGATCGGGTTGCGGAAAGTTGATCAGTTCCGGGTTGAAGTAGAAATAGGCGATGCCGTCACGGGGTACCGTCGTTTCGCCGGCCGCCGAATCGAACTGGAATCCCTTCGTATCAAAACCCAGAAACTCCCCCTCGAGGTAATCGCCATTTTTGAGATAGAACAGGTCCGAATTTTTCACTGTCTGTTCCAGGTGACGAATCAGCCGCGCTTTCGCAGGTGTCGCTGTTGGCCAGCGAAAGTAGGCTGCTTTGACCGTTTCCAGCGGCACCTTCAATTCATCCAGTGCAGGACAGGCAGTCAGACGGATCACCAGGGCTTCCTCAGCCGCTCGCAGAATCTCTGCATGGAGCCGGTCCCCGTTTGCCAGGATCAGTAGTCCCCCCCTCGCAGGCAGCGCATCGACAGAATCCAGCTGCACACGGATCGTCTCTGCCGCAGGGATCACCTCGATTCCCGCTTTCTTCTGCAGCTTGAACAGATTCTGTTCGATCTGAATCAGATCGCCGGTGAGATTCTTACCGCTGGCTGTCCGCAGTGTGTCGGCCTGCAGACGTTCTGAAACAGAACCAAACAGCAGGATCAGGCAGAGAGCAACGGACAATCGCATCAGGCATCCTTTGGGGAGGCGAACTAATCGGTTCAACGCTGAAAAATGGGGATATTATTCCGGGGAATCTGCAGTACGATACAGGACATCGCCGTACTGTATTCCACGCAGTTCGAACTGTCGGGTCGCCAGCTGCCGCCTGACATCTGGCCAGCCACGAGTTCTTCCCGGATCGCGGTATACCAGACATCCCAGTATTGCTGCCCCGCCTGCCACATCGCCTGGACGGCGTAATACTGACCGTAATAATAATGACTGCCACGGAAATAACGCTGGTTGGGCAGCCGCCCCATCAGGTAGGTCAGTCCGTTTTCGATTTCCTGACCTTCATAGATCCCGGCACTGTAGAGGGCGACGACGCCAGCCGCCGAGCGGGGAAATTCACTCTCCGCCTGCCGGACGAGCTGATAGCGGAATCCGCCATCGGGGTTCTGGCTCTTTTTAACATAATCGATACAACGGTCGATCACTTCCTTGGAAATGAAGATCCCGCAGTTGCGTGCCGCGCGGAGCGCCATGATCTGACAGACGGTCACCGAAAGGTCCGCATCCTTACTCTCCGGCGTATACCGCCAGCCCCCCTTGGAGTTCTGCGATTTGACGATCAGTTCCACCGCCTTTTCGAGTTTGACGCGCACATCTTTGCGACGCGTCATCCCATAGACCTCCGCGAGGAACAGGGTGGCAAAACCGTGACCGTACATCGGGCCATGAGAAATGCTGTCGGGGGAGATGATATAACCTGAGGGTTTACAGGACGCCAGAATGAAATCGACCGCCTTCTGCACCTGCACTCCATATTTTCCCCGTCCCGGCGTATTGCCGTCACCCAGGAATGCCATGCCGCACAGCGCCGTCACCGCCACATTGTTTTTAAAGGTAGAACCGGAACCAAACGAGCCGTCCGGATGCTGACGCTCAGCCAGATACTGCAGGCCGCGTTGGACCGCCTGTCGCGCGGGGGTTGTATAATACCGCTTGCCCTGCGCATCGATCGAACGATTGACTTCCTGTTGCGCCTGCACAGGCACCGTCTGACCGGAGAGCAGCAGCAGTAACACCGCCAGCACACCACGGATCGAGACCGGGAGACGACAATGGAGTCCGGTTGAAAATCGCAGGTATCGCAAATCAGCACTTACCCTGAACAGAGTGAAATCGGAGTCGACACATCTGCATTGTACGGGATCGAGGGGTAATGAAAAGCAGAAGCCGTGAAAAAGCACTCCGATCTATAAGATCAGCGTTGAATCACTTCCGGATATTTCGAGTTTCGGCCTGACAGCCGGGGAATGGGATGTACGGCTTCGCCCGGCTGCGGCTGCACATGGGGCCGGCTGATCAACGACTGCTCGATCGCCAGCCGCGATTCGGTCCGTTGCCGACTGAAATCAGGGGGCCGGGTCACTTCTGGCCCCAGGGAACTGGAGGGGAGCGGGTCTTCCAGCTCGAGCATCTTCTTTTCTTCCATTTTCTCGCTGCGGTTCATCGTCTGACGTCCCGGAAACAGCCGGGGAATCCGCGTATTCGTGGAGTTAATGCAACCTGCACAGACAGGTGTCAGTAACACGATCACGAGCAGACGAAAACAGGAATTCATGAACAGGCAGACTATGGAAAAACAGGGCTGTCCCCTTCGGAACGAAGAGGCTCCAGAACAGGCGAGGAACTATAACAGATGCCCCCCGAAGCGAATAGAGGGATTTCTCCGGTTTCCCGACGATTCTAGAACTCATAAGCCATTAAAATAAAATGATTTACAGCGACATAACGAGCCTCCGATGGATGAATCAGAGGAAAACCCGGTTTTTCAGAGGCTAACCCGCTCCTGACGCTGGCAGAAAACCGGTTTTGGCTTTAGCATCCTCTGTAGTGGAAACCATTTTCGTCTTCCCCAGGAAATGCTATCGAAACAAAGGATTTACTCTGCTCCCATGTCAACTTCTCCCAAAGTCTGCGTGTTACGCGCCCCTGGAACGAATTGCGATATCGAAACGGCACATGCCTTTGATCTCTGTGGAGCCGAGTCCACCCGCATCCATCTGCTCAAACTGCTGGAAAACCCGGCGCAGTTGAATGATTATCAGATCCTCTGCCTGCCGGGCGGATTCAGCTACGGAGATGACGTCGGCGCGGGCATCATTTTCGCCAGCCATCTGCAGGGACAACTGGGTGAAGTCATCGGCAATTTCCTGGCTGCTGACAAACTGGTTCTGGGAATCTGCAACGGTTTTCAGGTGCTGCTCAAGTCAGGGATTCTGCCCGGTGGTGCCGCCAGCTGGCCCCCCAAGGCAGATCAGCCCCGCGATGCCACGCTGACCTGGAATGACAATGGCAAATACACTTCACTCTGGGTCAACCTGGGCGTGCTTGCCAAAGAGAACGTCTTCCTGAAAGACATCGATCAGATCGAGCTGCCCATCGCTCACGCCGAAGGCCGTATCGCGGTCAGCGATCCCTCGGTCATCGAAAACTGGCAAGCCAACCAGCAGATCGCCATGTGTTACCGCGAAACCGGGGAAGCTGAGACGGTGCTGCAGGAAGAGATCCTGCCCTATCCGGTCAATCCAAACGGTTCGGCTTATAACATCGCCGCCCTCGGGGATCCTTCAGGTCGGGTCCTGGGACTGATGCCCCACCCCGAACGCTACCTGTTCGCCACACAGCACCCGCAGTGGACGCGACTGGGACTCGAAGGGGAAGGCGAAGGGATCAAGCTGTTCCGCAACGCGGTAAATTACTTCGCCTGATCTGTCACTCGGTTCTCATCAGCTCGACAGCTTCAGCAGCAGGTCGTCGTCGACCAGTTCCCCTTTGGGGAGTTCCTTGATCGCCTGCAGGACCCGCTGCACGATCTGCTCATTCGGTTCCCGGCCCAGCTCGTGCAGTCGATGCAGAATCGCCTTGCGGCCGCTGTGACGCCCGAGCACGAGCTTGACCCCTTCAGCACCAACCGTCTCCGGACGGTAAGGCAAATACGTATCCGGATTTTTCAGCAGCCCATCCTGATGAATGCCCGCTTCGGTCGCAAAAATGTTACTGCCGCCGATCGGCTTCATGGGCGACAGAGCAATCCCGGTCAACTCTGAAACCAGACTGCACAACGGCGCGAGTTGGGAGACATCCAGTTTGTGCGGCCGCTCATATTCATCCTGGTGCAGATGCAGAGCCATCGCGACCTCTTCCAGTGCGGCATTGCCGGCCCGCTCCCCGATGCCGTTCACGGTGCACTGCACGACGTTTGCCCCGGCGTCAATGCAGGCCAGCGTATTAGCAACGGCCAGTCCCAGATCATTATGAAAGTGGACCGCCAGCAACACATTTTCAATCCCAGGCACCTGATCCTGAATCTGGCAGATCAGATCCTGTGCCTTGTACGGAGTGAGGATGCCCACCGTATCCGGAAACCCGATGGTCGTCGCGCCCGCAGCGATCGCTTCCCGGTAAACTTCACACAGGAAATCGACTTCGGTCCGACTCGCGTCTTCAGGGCTGAACGCGACGATGTCAAACTTTTCGGCGGCGTACTGAATACTGTCGACAATCAGCTTGAGTACTTCGGTTTTATTTTTTTCGAGCTTGAACTGACGGTGCAGTGGACTGGTGCCACAGAACAGACTCACACCCCGTTTGTGAGGCGGGTTACCCGCCAGTGCCTCATCGGCCGCGTCGATGTCACCGGGCAGTGTGCGACACAGTGCCGTCAGCACCGGCTTTTTAATGACACCGACCATGCTCTGAATTGCTTCGATGTCGGCTTGGGACGAAGCGGGAAAACCCGCATCCAGTGAATGCACGCCCGCCGCTTCCAGGGCTTTGGCGATCTCTAGTTTTTCCGCCGGGTCGAGCGTGGCGCCGGGCATCTGCTCGCCGTCACGCAGCGTCGTATCGCTGAACAGGACCGCCCCCGAACGACGGTGATGCCGGATCACCGCCCGCTTGACTTGATTTTTGACCTGTTTTTTCGCACCAGAGAAAAACTGAAACATGCATTCGTATCCGTACAAAACCTGAAAGCGTGATCCCGACTGGAACACGATTATAGCCAGCCTCCGCCGATCTGACACTCTTTTCAGAAACATTCACTCGTTTTCAAGTACATTCTCGTGTTCGGAGCAACGTTGCTTCGAGCCAGTCAGATCATTCCATTCAGATCTTTCCCCCCTGCTACGACTCGTATATGATCCTCTTGCTTTTGCCCGCCAAACAGGATTTGACAACGATGACTGCATTCGATTTCGGAGTACATTCCGCTCACTTTTATAACTTACTGGCCGTCACAGAAGGGAGCATGTGGCATTCGCTGGCAGACATTTTAATTCTGCTGGCAGCGGCCATCGTCCTCGGTACCCTCGCCGAACAGCTCCGACAGAGCGCCATCCTGGGTTACATCGCCGCGGGAACTCTCGTAGGACCGAACCTGCTGGGCTGGGTCTCAGACCGACAGAGTATCTTTGATCTCGCTGAACTGGGGGTTGCTTTGCTGCTGTTTGCCATTGGCCTGGAATTTTCCCTTCCGCGGCTGCGACGGCTGGGCCGGATTCCACTGCTGGCCGGCATTCTGCAGATCATCCTCACCCTGCTGGGGGGACTCGTCGTCTCGCTGCTCCTGGGCTTCTCTGTCTCAGAGTCCCTGGCCATAGGTGCCATGATTGCGTTGAGCAGTACCGCCTGTGTGGTTCGCATGCTCAATGACCGGGCCGAACTCGATGCTCCTCACGGTCGAACCGCGCTGGGGATTCTGCTGGTGCAGGACATGGCGGTCATCCCGCTGATGCTGATCATCACCGCGCTGGTCGGGAAAGGTTCGGCCGGTGAGATCGCCATTCAGCTGTCGGTCTCACTGCTGCTGGCGATTGTCTTCGTGGCTGTCTTTTATGGCCTGTTCAATTTCGTGCTGCCCCGGCTGCTGGAACTCTCTTCACTGAGGCGCAACCGCGACTTCCCCATTCTGCTGGCCATGGTGATGGCCGCGGGGTCTGCCTGGGCCGCCCATCGCCTGGGACTCAGCCCCGCGCTGGGGGCATTCGTCGCCGGCGTGCTGCTGGCGATCTCCCCATTCGCAACGCAGATTCGCGCGGACGTCCAGCCGCTGAAAACGGTGCTGGTCACCCTGTTCTTTGCTGCGGTCGGCATGTTTGGAGATCTCAACTGGGTCATCGGTCACCTGGGAATCGTACTGGCGGTTGTGGCCGCGATCGTTGCGGGAAAACTGCTGATCACGTTTGGTGCCACCTGGTTCTGTGGTCAGCCCTGGCAGTTTGCTTTGGGAACTGGTCTCTGCCTCTCTCAGGTCGGGGAATTCTCATTTGTACTGGCGACGGTCGCCCGGGGAACCGCCGGGGCACCGGGAATCCTCTCTGAATCAACGTTTCGCCTGATCATCTCATCCACGATAGCCACGCTGCTGCTGACCCCCTACCTGATTCAGTTGGCTCCCATCGCAGCGAACCTGCTCCGCCGCCTGGGTGGGAAACGACCGGCCGAAAATGAACCACTGACAACAGACGCTCCAGCAGCAGATCTGAACTCCCGCCGGGAAACCGATGATGATCTGATCCTCATACTGGGGTTTGGGCCCGCCGGTCAGCGGGTGGCAGGCGAACTGTTGCAGGTGGGCCTGAAAAAAATCGTGGTGATCGATCTGAATCATGAAAACCTGCAGATGGCGGAACAGTACGGGCTCCGCTCTCAATTGGGGGATGCGACCCAGATCGAGGTACTGGAACATGCAGGCCTCTATCGTTCGCGCCTCGTCATCACAACCCTGCCCAGCCCGACCGTCTGTCGACAGATCATATTCCTGGTGCGTCAGCTGGCTCCCTCGACAGCCCTGTATGTCCGCTGCCGTTATCATCTACATCACTGGCAGCTCCTGGCTGCGGGCGCGGATGTGGTTGTGGACGAAGAGGAGCATGTGGGCGAGTGTCTGGCGAAACACATTCTGGAATCCCCACTGCTGCAACAGTTGCGAGCTTCCCAGAAATCGAAGCCCGACACATCGGCAGAGCACGAATAAAAAAAGGCCCCCTTCGCTGTGAAGGGGGCCTTCTCAAATCGTTTCCGTTCGAAACAGACTCTTACAGGTTAGCCGTCGTAGGAACCACGAATGGCTTACGGTATTCACGAGTCAGTTTCGGATTGGCTTCAGAAGACCTGCTACCGGTGAAGGTTTCTGCCTTGCTGTCGATGGTCAGTTTGGGACCCATGCTGACGATCGTATCATCAGTGCTGAGCTTGTTGTCGCCCAGGTGCTGACGGAAGCGGCTCAGCGTTTCCAGAGCTTCGGTATCTCCACTGAGCTCAGCAGCCAGTTCTTTGACCGGCATCTTCTCGCCGAGTTCGTAGGAAATGTTACCCAGGTGACACAGAGCACTGGAGAGGTGACCTTCGTTGATGTCCGCGTTCAGATCGCTGATCTTGCGGCTGCGGACGGCATCGATGAAGTTCGCAAAGTGATCAGCCGATCCGGAGAACTTCTTGATCATTTTGCCGTCGTTGTTGAAGGCCGTAGCACTGTTGTAGCTCGGAATCACGAGGTATCCGTCGGTACCGTAGAAGATCACGCCGACTTTAGAACCCTTGTAAGCTTCGGTTTCCAGGCCACGGACTTCGAAGACCAGACGCTTGTCGCCGTACTCATGGATGCTGACCTGAGTATTGGCGACATCGCCGGCATCAACATATCCCAGACGACCGCCGTAAGCCTGTACGCTTTCGCCGATGTCATCGACGCCCAGTCCCCAGCGGGCGATATCCATCTGGTGGATCCCCTGGTTACCCAGGTCGCCGTTACCGGTCGGGGTCTGCCAGTGCCAGTCGTAGTGGAACCGCTGACGGGTCAGGGGTGCCATCGGTGCCGGACCAAGCCAGATATCGTAATCGACACTGGCCGGCACATCGTAGTTACCCTTGGGGCCGATTGATTTACGACGCTTGTAGCAGGTACCGCGGGCCAGTTTAACATCGCCGATACCGCCGGCTTTGATGAAGGCGATCGCGTCGATCAGACCAGGCTGTGAACGGCACTGTGTACCGGTCTGGACAATCTTGTTGTGCTTACGGGCGGCTTCCACAATCCGGCGACCTTCGCTGACGTTGTGGCTGACCGGCTTTTCACAGTAGACATCTTTACCAGCCTGAATGGCCCAGATCGCTCCCAGTGCGTGCCAGTGGTTGGGAGTCGCGATGCTGACCACATCGATGTCCTGATCTTCGAAAGCCTTCCGCAGGTCTTTGTAGTACTTCGGCTTTTTGTTGGTCTTCTTGTAGACGTTACCGACGCCTTTGGTCATCCCCACGCTTTCATCGGGATCAACGATGGCGACGATCTCGGTGTCTTTACGGCCGGCATAGGCACCCAGGTGAGACTGACCGCGACCGTTAACACCCAGCAGGGCAACGCGCAGTTTTTCGTTGGGGCTGCTGGACTGCGACTCGGCTGCTGAGAGCTGAGGAATCGAAGTGCTCAGAGCTGCTGCGCCGGCGGCAGCAAACATCGATTGTTCAAGAAATTCGCGACGAGATTGTTGAGACATCTTCTTTTTTCTCCTCATTAAGTGTCAGAAGGTAGGGTGGCACTGTGCGCTCAGGCGGGGTGGAACAACAGTCAGAGTCGTGAGGGCACTCTTATAAACTGACCTGGATGTGTCGCCCCAGTCAGTTCAGGCGCTGTCATTCCGGGATATTTGTAAATTCTGTTTAGCAAAGTCTAACCGATGAAAGTACGAACATTCAAGGTTGAACCGAAAAACCGCCCGGAATCAGGGCGATTTCCTCACGGTACTCCTGCGGATTCTCCAGACGGGAGATTCCGCGCAACTGGGAATCCTTACGTTCATTCCGCCGCCGATAATGGCAGAAAACTCTGAATTCCAATCTCTTCGCGACTGGCAAAAGGTTCACCATAGGCCCGATGAATCGTCCAGCCCCAGTAACGGGCCCGGTCTTTGATGTCGTCCAGAACCGTCGGATGTTCTGTCGGACGCCCCTGGATCATCTGGCTCTCATAACAGCGGATTGCCTGCATTTTCTGCTCGATGTGAGGAGAAATATCGAACACGAAGCTCGCCTTGGGATGAATCCGCAGATGAATGCTCCAGAAATAATAGATCTGCGGCGGCCAGTAGCGATCCCCCGACATATCGGTTTTGCTGAGCTTCGACCAGAACCGGGACGCATCCACCAGGTGACTCGCCGCCACGTGATCGGGGTGCACGTCTTCCCAGTACGGGGCGAGAATCACTTTTGGCTGCTGTTCGCGAAAGACTTCCGCCAGTTGACGGCGGGCGGTCAGGCTCGATTCCAGACTCCGGTTTGGCAGTTGCAGGTTCTCCCGCCAGTCCAGCTGCAGGACCTCTGTCGAGGCGGCGGTCTCTTTTTCCCGGATCTCAGGGCTACCGTAAGGCGTTGGTTCACCGTTGGTTAGTTCAACAACGCCCACACGCTGGCCCGCGGCTTTACAGGCCAGAATCGTGCCGCCCACGCTGATTTCGGCATCGTCGGGATGCGGAGCCACGACCAGTACATCTAATGGGGAATCCACGGATACTCCTTCTATTACAGTCTCAAACGGCTCTGAGCCGGTCTGGAAAAATCAGGGTAGACTTGAAATTCGAAATCCTTAAAATTCGTCGCACTCTCTCTCAACGGGGCTCCCGCCCCGTTTTACAATTCTCACATTTCTATTGTAGACCATCAATCATAACGGTGAAGACACGCGCTGTCCTCTTCCGGCGATGATTGTATGGAGGATCCTCTCATGAAATCTTTTGTCCTGGCGTTCATCGCCTGTGGGCCGGTGTTTTTCCTCACCAGCGGCTGCGCAGAAGTGATGAAGCCCATCTCAGACCTGCAGTATGAAACCATGCGTGCCTTCAAGCCCAAACCCTTCGATTCCGACTGGAGTGGGGAAGAAGAAGTTGACCAGTGGAGCTATGTGGGGGAAGAAGCCCGCGGCGACCGCGTTCGTGAACACGACGTAGACCGCTGGTGGCAGAAATGGGTGATGAGTTCCAAAGCTCGCAGCATTGAAAAGAACCTGGGAATCGACTGATTCACCCCTGTTGGAGGCAGCCGGGGGCCGCTGTCTCCCTCTCAGGCAAAGCGATTCTTTTTCTTGCATCTGCTCTTTGCATAAATTATATTAAGTTAATACAGACAGGGCGTTTTCGTCGTGTCTGGAGTGAATTAACTTACCTGCCGTACGCTTCAGAACCGTCGGCTACCGTCAATCTACACACAGACTGACGGACTGGTATCACCAAACCTGAACCCGCGTTGTTTGTTGTACCACTCTCTCTACCAGCTCTCAGTGATTGAGACGATATCCCCGGGTACGGCGGCAGCGCAAATCCTACCTGAAGGTGCATACCTATGTGGAATCTCTACCTGAGAACCGTTTCTCTGGCAGGAATCCTCTTGCTCAGCGCGCACGTTACGAGTGCCGCTCCCCCTGCAAAATCATCATCCGAGAAAGCTTCGCCTGCCAAAACACCCGAGGTCGACTTTAACCGGGACATCCGGCCGATCCTCTCCAAGAACTGCTTTCACTGCCACGGTCCCGATCCCGAAACCCGCGAAGCCGGCCTGCGTCTGGATGAACGCGCCTCCGCGGTCATGAAGCTGGAAAGCGACGCCCACGCGATCGTCCCCGAAGACGCTGCGAAAAGCGAGCTCTTCAAACGCATCACCTCGAACGATGAAGACGCAGTGATGCCGCCCCCCGATGTGGGTGAG contains:
- a CDS encoding homocitrate synthase/isopropylmalate synthase family protein, which encodes MFQFFSGAKKQVKNQVKRAVIRHHRRSGAVLFSDTTLRDGEQMPGATLDPAEKLEIAKALEAAGVHSLDAGFPASSQADIEAIQSMVGVIKKPVLTALCRTLPGDIDAADEALAGNPPHKRGVSLFCGTSPLHRQFKLEKNKTEVLKLIVDSIQYAAEKFDIVAFSPEDASRTEVDFLCEVYREAIAAGATTIGFPDTVGILTPYKAQDLICQIQDQVPGIENVLLAVHFHNDLGLAVANTLACIDAGANVVQCTVNGIGERAGNAALEEVAMALHLHQDEYERPHKLDVSQLAPLCSLVSELTGIALSPMKPIGGSNIFATEAGIHQDGLLKNPDTYLPYRPETVGAEGVKLVLGRHSGRKAILHRLHELGREPNEQIVQRVLQAIKELPKGELVDDDLLLKLSS
- a CDS encoding cation:proton antiporter; protein product: MTAFDFGVHSAHFYNLLAVTEGSMWHSLADILILLAAAIVLGTLAEQLRQSAILGYIAAGTLVGPNLLGWVSDRQSIFDLAELGVALLLFAIGLEFSLPRLRRLGRIPLLAGILQIILTLLGGLVVSLLLGFSVSESLAIGAMIALSSTACVVRMLNDRAELDAPHGRTALGILLVQDMAVIPLMLIITALVGKGSAGEIAIQLSVSLLLAIVFVAVFYGLFNFVLPRLLELSSLRRNRDFPILLAMVMAAGSAWAAHRLGLSPALGAFVAGVLLAISPFATQIRADVQPLKTVLVTLFFAAVGMFGDLNWVIGHLGIVLAVVAAIVAGKLLITFGATWFCGQPWQFALGTGLCLSQVGEFSFVLATVARGTAGAPGILSESTFRLIISSTIATLLLTPYLIQLAPIAANLLRRLGGKRPAENEPLTTDAPAADLNSRRETDDDLILILGFGPAGQRVAGELLQVGLKKIVVIDLNHENLQMAEQYGLRSQLGDATQIEVLEHAGLYRSRLVITTLPSPTVCRQIIFLVRQLAPSTALYVRCRYHLHHWQLLAAGADVVVDEEEHVGECLAKHILESPLLQQLRASQKSKPDTSAEHE
- a CDS encoding Gfo/Idh/MocA family protein; its protein translation is MSQQSRREFLEQSMFAAAGAAALSTSIPQLSAAESQSSSPNEKLRVALLGVNGRGQSHLGAYAGRKDTEIVAIVDPDESVGMTKGVGNVYKKTNKKPKYYKDLRKAFEDQDIDVVSIATPNHWHALGAIWAIQAGKDVYCEKPVSHNVSEGRRIVEAARKHNKIVQTGTQCRSQPGLIDAIAFIKAGGIGDVKLARGTCYKRRKSIGPKGNYDVPASVDYDIWLGPAPMAPLTRQRFHYDWHWQTPTGNGDLGNQGIHQMDIARWGLGVDDIGESVQAYGGRLGYVDAGDVANTQVSIHEYGDKRLVFEVRGLETEAYKGSKVGVIFYGTDGYLVIPSYNSATAFNNDGKMIKKFSGSADHFANFIDAVRSRKISDLNADINEGHLSSALCHLGNISYELGEKMPVKELAAELSGDTEALETLSRFRQHLGDNKLSTDDTIVSMGPKLTIDSKAETFTGSRSSEANPKLTREYRKPFVVPTTANL
- the bshB1 gene encoding bacillithiol biosynthesis deacetylase BshB1 → MDSPLDVLVVAPHPDDAEISVGGTILACKAAGQRVGVVELTNGEPTPYGSPEIREKETAASTEVLQLDWRENLQLPNRSLESSLTARRQLAEVFREQQPKVILAPYWEDVHPDHVAASHLVDASRFWSKLSKTDMSGDRYWPPQIYYFWSIHLRIHPKASFVFDISPHIEQKMQAIRCYESQMIQGRPTEHPTVLDDIKDRARYWGWTIHRAYGEPFASREEIGIQSFLPLSAAE